The Malaclemys terrapin pileata isolate rMalTer1 chromosome 20, rMalTer1.hap1, whole genome shotgun sequence genome contains the following window.
GGGACCAGCACAATCAGTTGGGGGCACACGGCTTTTACAGACCGGGCCCCGCTGATCCCTCCTGGCCTGGAAACAGTTGCTTAATTGCACGGATGGACTCTCGCGTTCAGCTGGCCTTATCCACCCCACTGTGCCTCTGAAGTCACTCAGGAAACCAGATCCCCAGCTTGCATCAATGGGCTTCATTCCATTGGGGAGCAATGGACGTCACTCCATTAGGGTCAATGgacccagatccccagctggtatcAACGGGCCTTATTCCACTGGGGGTCAATGGGCATCGCTCCATTAGGGTCAATGGACCGAGATCTCCAGCTAGTATCAATGGGCCTCATTCCAGTGGGGTCAAtgggcccagatccccagctggtgtccaTAGAGTACGGCCAAATTACcctagctggggatctggccccacccctgccaaccCCAGTGGGTCAATAACAATTCATCCCCCCCACATACCAGCCAGCCCCAGAAATATATTACCACTGGTCCCGGGCACGTGCAGAGCCAGGAGCGCTCCTGCAgccgtggctgtaaaccgccccccctcccgcccgACCTGGCCCGTCACGTTTTCTGCGGGGTCTCTAAGGTGCTGCCGTTGATCCGCCTAGCGCCGTGCTGCCCGGGCGCCGCCAGCAGAGGGTGGGTGAGGCTGACCTGAGCGTTGCTGAAGGAGGCGATCCGGCCGCTGCCCCCGATCTGGATGTTGACGGTGGTGGAGTAGCTGGCCCGATGGGGTCCCGTGTCCCGAGCCAAGTCCGCTCTCGCTTTGGGGTACTCCTCTGGCGAGCCTGGCGGCCCCATGCTGCCCGCCCGGTCAGCGTACCTGGAACGCAAGCCCGGGACGTCTGGCCACTTGATGCCATCCAGTTCGTCGGGGCTGGGACTGGCTGAGTTGCTAGGGGGCGCCCCGGAGCAGCACCCCACCCTGTCTCCGTCTCTAGGGGATGGAGGGCTCTCGGGGTTTCCCCTCGGCCTCCTGCCTGGCTGAGGTAGCGTGGcggagggatgggaggtgggctgcaggggggaggagaggcggaAGGTGGAAGGCTGTGTGGGGACGTGCAAGGGGGCAAAGGAGCAAGGCCGGGGGGGGGCGCAGCCAGCTCTTCCCACTGCGTGGCgctggctggagggagggggggagcacaCCCGGGGGCACGCCGGCGCTGGAGACTGGACcctggagctgggctctgaagcggaggagaagggggcgggcTGCTTAGCCCGGGGGACCGGGCACGTCCCCGAGAGACGGTCGAAGGCCAGCAGCACGGCCGAGCCAGACGCCGAGGGGATGGGCTCCCCCAGCCAGCTGGAATCGCGGCAACAGCCCGGGGGAGAGGGCGACCCAGGGCTGGCACAGGGGGAAGGGCAGACGCTGAGCTGGGAAGGGTCCCGCTTGCTGGTACCATGGGACCAGGCGTTGGCCTTCTCACTGGGGAATGGAGCAGATGGTGGGGCTGGAGCTCTGGAGCCCAAGAGGCCGGGGGGCAGTCTTGGGACGGCTGCGCAAGCAGGCAGAGGCTTGGTGGGTGCCGGGGTCTCTGTCAACGGAGACTGGATGCCAGGCGGCCCCAAGGGGCAGGATGGTCTCAGGACGGCTGCGCAAGGAGGCAAAGGCCTGGTGGGTGCTGGGGTCTCTGTCGACGGAGGCTGGGTGCCAGGTGGCCCCAAGGGGCAGGAGGACGGTCTCGGGATGGCTGAGCAGGGAGGCAGAGGCCTGGTGGGTGCCGAGGTCTCTGCCAGCGGTGGCTGGGTGCCAGGTGGCCCCGAGGGGGCACCATTTCTCTTGGCCAGGCTCTGGCTGATGCAGGAGGCGGCGATGTACCTGGAGATGGCCGCGGCGCTGGAGGAGAGGCGCCGGTGTGCCGGGGAGGAGGTCTGGAGGCGCGGCAGAGCCGGGAGGGGGCCGGAGCTGGGCGAAGCGGGAGCCGACCGGGCCGCGGagcggctgggctgggcagctgcagctgaGGACAGCTCCGGGGACGGGCGTGCCACTCCCGTGGCCCGGGAAGGCAGGCAGGTGCCCCGGCACGGCAGAGCTGCCAGGGGCAGGCCGTTGCTGTGGAGCGGAGACGGGGATCCCGCAGCACTGGAGGGCGCCGCCGGCGGGACAGGGTCCGGCGCGGGAGACAGGGACGCCTCTCCAGTCCCGCAGCGGACGGGCCCCGGCGAtggctgggggagcagctcctCAGTACCAGGCCGGGaatccctgcccaaagccagggCTCGCTCCTCTGGCAGCAGGACGGCGACGGGCCCGCTCTGCTCCCCCGCCGGCTCCGGGGGGCCAGCGCCAGGGATGGAGGGGCCCGGCCCCAGCGGGTCGGGCTCGGTGGACGTGCCGACACACGCAGGCTGCCGTtccgccgcagggctgggggaggcggcTGGGACCAGCCCGGTCACCTCCGACGCCTGCTGGCTCGGGGCCGCTTCccagaagggagaggaggctgccgTCTCCGCAGAAACCTCCCTGGCGCTTGGCTCACCCTGGCGCCCGCAGACCGCCAGCTCGGCTCGGCAGCTAGGCACCGACGGGCACCCGGCTCCCTCAAAGTCCCTGGCTTCGGGTGTCGTGCCAGTTCCACTGGTAGCGTCAGGAGCCGGCGGGGCAGAGCTGCCCATGATGGGGCCCTCCCCAACCGGATCGCCTGGGCTCGGGGGGTCCCCGCTGAGCTTCGGGGGCGATTCCAccagcggggggggaggctcctgccgggcggctcccggctcctctGCCGGGGGCGAACCCAGGCACCGGGAAGCCAGGAGAGGTGCAGGCCGGTCGCTGCGCAGATCCAGGGCGTTCCCTCGGGCGGCGGCCACCAGCAGCACGTTCTCCTGGACGCAGTTCACGTGCAGGGAGGGCTCGCGGATGAGCACGTGGCCGTAAAGCCGGGGCTCGCCTGGGGGAGACAAGGGGAGAGGGGTCAGCGGCTCCTTGTCGGCTTATGCCCCTTATCCCCACGTGCAGCCTAGTGGGCATGAGCCTCAGGAGACCCGGTTCTAGTCCTTGTGCTGCTCCGGGGTGAGCTCTGGCaagccccgtgcctcagtttccccatctgtaaaaaggggaccCAATTTACCcccctttgtgaagcacttggagacCTGCTGAGGGGACGAATATTATTCTCTCGCCTACTGCAGGACTGAGAACGCGGCCCCAATTTGCCCCCAAAGCTAGGGGTGCAGGGCCagacccccccctctccccccccagctggtgtgaacagGCATTAGGAGCCACAGAAGTCAAAGGGATGGTGCTGGGTCCCACTGCCTGGGACTATTACTCCGACGTTCACCCCGGCTGGGGACCCGGCCTGGCAAATCCGGGAACTCCGCCCAGCGCGGGAGCGCACCCCGTGCCAGCAGGGGGGGCTGCAGTCTCTCGCTCAGACCCACACACATTGCTCAGATGGCAGGGTCTGATTTCACCAGAGCCAGCCCCCCCTGCGCTCCACGTTCCCAGCAGCCCTTCCCATCTGCTCTCTGGCCCCCGCAAGGAACATTTTCTTTCCTGGGCGCCAGTCCCAGGACAGCTGTTTTCGTTCTGACGCCGGGGGTCAGCCTGCAGGGGTTACAACCAGCTTTCTAGTCTGAGCCCCCCTGGAACGACTGTGTGTGTGTCACCGAACGGGGCCCAGCTGCGTCTGTGAACGCTTCCTGCACGGGGCTGATGAGTTGCAGGCTGCGGGGATAGTCCTCACCTACTTAGGGTAGATGGGACTAGAACCCACGTCCTTGAAATCCACCCCCGGCATCTACGGCTTGAGCTGAAGGAAAGCCCCGCAAGCGGGCCGCTCCTGCCGCAGCCGGCACAAAGACCCCGCTCTGCAGCTCCAGGccgctccctccacccccaggcccCAGGATGGCTTTGCTCGGGCTCCGCACTCCCGTCTCGCTGGGCGGCTCTGCGCCGGCCACATGCTGCGGCAGGGACCCGTTACCAAGCTCTGGGACCGGCCGGGTGGCTCCGGCGCGCAGTGCGGCCTGCTCTGGTGTCCAGGCACCCAGGGACGAACGCTCGGACAGCAGAGACGGACGTAAGGAGGGATCCAGGTACACAGACCTTTGAGGCAGGCGGCAGGGAAAGCCAgcggccggggagctgggggcaaaCAGGCCAGGGCTGCTGGAGGCTCAGAGCCTGCCCCGATCTGGACTCCACGTTACCCCATTGCCCTGGGACCCATCATGATTCTCCACACAGCCTAGAGAGTTGAaggagggactggctggctcaggggggcggggaatggggcacggaacctttcccctctagggggcgccggctctgatccagcccagggtgggggactggctggctcaggggggcgtgGAATGGGACACGgagcggggagcagtggggagagggagagccaCGCCGCAGAGAGCCTGGCACACAGAGTGGCACCCTGGGGTGCCCTACAGAGGGGTGGAGTTCTCTGACACCTGGGGCTGCCCCAGACCCCTCCCAAGgcccccctcccagccatgccGCAGCAGGGGGTCCTACCCACCCAGCCAGAGGCCCTGGGACTCACAGCGAGGGAGGCAGGGCCCTGGCATCTCCTCCCGCAGGCTTTCCAGGGTGCCCATCCTGCTGGGTGCCGGGCGGCGCGGCCCGTCCTGCGGCCTCCGGGCCGTCTTGGCCCGGCTGATCTTCTCGCTGTACATCCGCGCCAGGGCTTGCACCTTGCTGAGGATCCGCTCCGAGTTCTCCAGCAGGCAAGGGGCAGTGTCCTCATATAACCCTGGCAGGGGGGCGTAGCCGGCGGGCGGGACACCATCGGCACGAGGGACCGCGTCGCCACGGGACAGCCGGGGCGGGGCAGCCAGATCCGATTCCTCCACAATCCACAGGGGCTCCAGGAACGGTGGGGGCTCGCGGGCGGCCGCCGGCCCTTTGCTGCCCTGCTTCACGCGGGGGGTGCGTGCTCCCAGGGCATCCGCCGCCCCCTGCTCTTTCTCCCGCCAGGCCCGCCGGATCTCCGCGCACGACTTGTACTCGGGCTCCTgactggcagggggcagggcaacaTGGCTGGCAGGCTGGTCCCGCCCCTTCCCAGCATCCTCTTGGTTGGCGTCAGCTTCGGTGCCTTGGTCGGTGAGctggtcctgccccttccccgcatCCTCTTGGTTGGTGCCATGGATGTCTGGGTTGATAGGCTGGTCCTGTCCCTTCCCAGCATCCTCGTGGGCCTCTTGGTTGGCACCAAATTGAGTGCCTTGATCAAAGGCCGggccctctcccttcccagaaTCCTCTTGGTTGGCGTCATGAGGGGTGGTGTTTTGGTCAAGAAactggccccacctcctcctagCATCCTCCTGGCGGGCAGGGCGGGCCTTGGCCCaagaagccccgcccccctcgcgGTCCATGGCACCCTCCTGCTGGGGGAGGCGGTTGAGGTGGAGCACAGAGTCCCGCACCACGCCGGCGGGGGCGGAGAGGGCGCCCTCCCGAGCGGGGGAGTCTGGGGCAGCCTCGCCCGCCTCGTAGTAGCACTTGATCTTCTCAATCAGCAGCCGGTCGTCTCGGGTCAGCGGCGAGTCCCGCGCTGACCCATCCCTGTACGGGGGGCAGGCCCCATCGGTGGAGCCGAGCTCCCCGCTGGACGCTTCCCGCCCCGCATGCAGGGCGTTATCCCCTGCCAGGACCTCTGGCTTGCCAGCGGCCTCTTCTGCACCCAGGTCTTCTAGGACACAAAGAGGGGAAGGGCCCCGCTCCTGCTTCTCCTCCGATTCGCTGCTGGGGGGACGGCGCGGCGGGAGGGGTTGCGTCACGCCGAGGCTGCCAGGGCGGGGCTCGTCTCGCCCGGCGGCATCTCCCTCCTGAACCTCGCTTCCCTCGGCTCGTTCTCCCAGCACGGCTCGGCTCAGAGGCGGATCCTGGGGGATCAAAACAGATAACAGCAGGgtcagagccaggctgggggcaTAGTTCCCAGCAAAGGATTGTTCCAGCAGAAAATGGTGATCCGTCGAGACCGGACCCCCGCTGGCGGAAACGGACGCATTTCTCGCCTCGAAAACACCTCGGGAAAAAAgtttctacatttttttaaatgaaaaattccagttttccgGTTCAAACCATATTAAAAAAgcacagaaataataaaaaattaggtAACGCGGCAGCGGGTGGGTGAATCCTTCATTTCGCTCTTTGTTCCCGTGTTACGAAGTGTCACCCAGGGCGGGCAGGGCTTGAAAGTCACCCCAAAATGTGTTACGTCATTTATGGAGCGCCCCGAGTTAAAAAATAAGGATCAAAAGTGAAATGAAACAAGCAGAAGAGAAACGAATTTCCGACTAGTGAAAATCTTTGAGATTTTGATTTTACGTCCCGATTTGGGAAGGGAAAATGTTTCGATCTCTTGACCGTGATCCTAGGATGAGCAAAGTTTCCCGTCCAGGTCTAGCTAACAGATCCTGGCGGTTTCCCTTAATAATCACACAGTTCTTGGAATCATGCGCTTTCGGGGGAATCTCGGCTTTGATTCAAAGACCAAAAGCAAATtgctagccctcctggttgcccagaaaagaatgaaaatgtgACCTCAGAGCAGAAGAAAGAACCCTTGAATCTCACGATTTCTCAGGCAAAAATCGCAGGATTTCGCAGCCAGATCTCAGGCTGGGCGGAAGGCTGATGGCGCTGCGCCGGCAGAGCCGGGGTAGAATTTTCACAAGCCCCAACGCAGTTTCGGATCCCAAGTCCCATTTAAGGGACCCGGGAAGAATCGGACTCCGAAGGGCccagtcgcttttgaaaatgggacttttgcTCTTAagtcaggtgcttttgaaaatgttaccagtAGGCACCCAGAAGTCTGAGTCCCaggccctgctctaaccactagaccgcacttccctcccagagacagaacccaggagtcctggctcccagacccactgctctgaccactagaccttactcccctccctcagccagagacagaacccaggagtcctggctcccagacccactgctctgaccactagacctcattcccctccctcagccagagacagaacccaggagtcctggttctcaGCCCAGTGCCCCATCCACTAGCTAATGCTGCTTCTACCTTCTCTCCCATTATGCCCCGCCTCACGTACCTGCTCCGGCTGTGGAGTGGGGCTCCCGGAgcgctgctccccctgcccccagggcgtCTCCTCTGTCCCCAGGTCCCTGCTTAGCCCCCTCTGGGTGAGCAGCTCCAGGATCTCCTCGGTGATGGACAGCGGCTCCTCGGCCAGGCAGAACGGGGGCGACTCGGCGTCCTCGCCAGGGTCTGACTCCTCGGCCACGCTGGAGTCCAGGGTGCAGACGCTGCCCGAGAGCGCCAGTggcggtggggtggggaacagctCCCCCTCGCTGCCCGCGTGCTGCAAGGGGAAGAGGCCCCAGGCTGCTAAGGATGGCAGTCCTGGActgattccccccccacccccccatcccggcACGCAGGCCCCCCAGACCTGGgcactgggtggggagagggaagcaagGTTATTTGCCTGTTttaacctcccccccacccccaagctggggatagaacctaggagtcctgattcccagcctccccccactctaaccactagcccccattcccctcccagagctggagataaaacccaggagtcctggctcccagcccccacagctctaagcactagacctcactcctctctcagagccaaggagagaaccccggagtcctgattcccagcctcctcccgctgtaaccactagatcccactcccctctcagaaccaaggagagaacccaggagtcctgcccc
Protein-coding sequences here:
- the PLEKHG2 gene encoding pleckstrin homology domain-containing family G member 2 isoform X1: MPEGARRGSKKKAGSQAAARPSSVSSLSGIAGGMAAAAISGSCTSVNTVCSDGERPVSLSSSASSASLPDSQSAFGSSGALGGGCPAGYPPDAQQNGSDISLDLTPVALLEGPAEGPPGGAKCGGGNAWSPGPARARERRVKLSQLDRVVLEIVETEQAYVRDLRSIVEDYLGCIIDSGHLPLKPEQVSALFCNIEDIYEFNSELLEELESSSSAHAIAECFVQRSEEFDIYTLYCMNYPNSVSVLRECMENQVLAGFFRERQATLCHSLPLETYLLKPVQRILKYHLLLQELARHCERSSAGYEAVEEAIITMTAVAWYINDMKRKQEHAARLQELQGLLVGWMGPELEAFGELVLEGQFRVQRVRRERAFFLFSKILLVAKRRGPAFVYKSHIFCCNLALSESLKDPLSFKISDLTIPKQQHVVQARNQEEKRVWIHYLKRLIVENHPASIPQKAKQVLLENSFQSSPEIRCSPEPLKTPAPSPRMEDAWGFPRSRRQSEPPKFMCSPERARKSCPVIQLDGATQYRRGRRQSEPATELSQMGQEQNGRCRGLPATPKLKHAGSEGELFPTPPPLALSGSVCTLDSSVAEESDPGEDAESPPFCLAEEPLSITEEILELLTQRGLSRDLGTEETPWGQGEQRSGSPTPQPEQDPPLSRAVLGERAEGSEVQEGDAAGRDEPRPGSLGVTQPLPPRRPPSSESEEKQERGPSPLCVLEDLGAEEAAGKPEVLAGDNALHAGREASSGELGSTDGACPPYRDGSARDSPLTRDDRLLIEKIKCYYEAGEAAPDSPAREGALSAPAGVVRDSVLHLNRLPQQEGAMDREGGGASWAKARPARQEDARRRWGQFLDQNTTPHDANQEDSGKGEGPAFDQGTQFGANQEAHEDAGKGQDQPINPDIHGTNQEDAGKGQDQLTDQGTEADANQEDAGKGRDQPASHVALPPASQEPEYKSCAEIRRAWREKEQGAADALGARTPRVKQGSKGPAAAREPPPFLEPLWIVEESDLAAPPRLSRGDAVPRADGVPPAGYAPLPGLYEDTAPCLLENSERILSKVQALARMYSEKISRAKTARRPQDGPRRPAPSRMGTLESLREEMPGPCLPRCEPRLYGHVLIREPSLHVNCVQENVLLVAAARGNALDLRSDRPAPLLASRCLGSPPAEEPGAARQEPPPPLVESPPKLSGDPPSPGDPVGEGPIMGSSAPPAPDATSGTGTTPEARDFEGAGCPSVPSCRAELAVCGRQGEPSAREVSAETAASSPFWEAAPSQQASEVTGLVPAASPSPAAERQPACVGTSTEPDPLGPGPSIPGAGPPEPAGEQSGPVAVLLPEERALALGRDSRPGTEELLPQPSPGPVRCGTGEASLSPAPDPVPPAAPSSAAGSPSPLHSNGLPLAALPCRGTCLPSRATGVARPSPELSSAAAAQPSRSAARSAPASPSSGPLPALPRLQTSSPAHRRLSSSAAAISRYIAASCISQSLAKRNGAPSGPPGTQPPLAETSAPTRPLPPCSAIPRPSSCPLGPPGTQPPSTETPAPTRPLPPCAAVLRPSCPLGPPGIQSPLTETPAPTKPLPACAAVPRLPPGLLGSRAPAPPSAPFPSEKANAWSHGTSKRDPSQLSVCPSPCASPGSPSPPGCCRDSSWLGEPIPSASGSAVLLAFDRLSGTCPVPRAKQPAPFSSASEPSSRVQSPAPACPRVCSPPPSSQRHAVGRAGCAPPRPCSFAPLHVPTQPSTFRLSSPLQPTSHPSATLPQPGRRPRGNPESPPSPRDGDRVGCCSGAPPSNSASPSPDELDGIKWPDVPGLRSRYADRAGSMGPPGSPEEYPKARADLARDTGPHRASYSTTVNIQIGGSGRIASFSNAQVSLTHPLLAAPGQHGARRINGSTLETPQKT
- the PLEKHG2 gene encoding pleckstrin homology domain-containing family G member 2 isoform X2; this translates as MGAQPRGARIGAAARPSSVSSLSGIAGGMAAAAISGSCTSVNTVCSDGERPVSLSSSASSASLPDSQSAFGSSGALGGGCPAGYPPDAQQNGSDISLDLTPVALLEGPAEGPPGGAKCGGGNAWSPGPARARERRVKLSQLDRVVLEIVETEQAYVRDLRSIVEDYLGCIIDSGHLPLKPEQVSALFCNIEDIYEFNSELLEELESSSSAHAIAECFVQRSEEFDIYTLYCMNYPNSVSVLRECMENQVLAGFFRERQATLCHSLPLETYLLKPVQRILKYHLLLQELARHCERSSAGYEAVEEAIITMTAVAWYINDMKRKQEHAARLQELQGLLVGWMGPELEAFGELVLEGQFRVQRVRRERAFFLFSKILLVAKRRGPAFVYKSHIFCCNLALSESLKDPLSFKISDLTIPKQQHVVQARNQEEKRVWIHYLKRLIVENHPASIPQKAKQVLLENSFQSSPEIRCSPEPLKTPAPSPRMEDAWGFPRSRRQSEPPKFMCSPERARKSCPVIQLDGATQYRRGRRQSEPATELSQMGQEQNGRCRGLPATPKLKHAGSEGELFPTPPPLALSGSVCTLDSSVAEESDPGEDAESPPFCLAEEPLSITEEILELLTQRGLSRDLGTEETPWGQGEQRSGSPTPQPEQDPPLSRAVLGERAEGSEVQEGDAAGRDEPRPGSLGVTQPLPPRRPPSSESEEKQERGPSPLCVLEDLGAEEAAGKPEVLAGDNALHAGREASSGELGSTDGACPPYRDGSARDSPLTRDDRLLIEKIKCYYEAGEAAPDSPAREGALSAPAGVVRDSVLHLNRLPQQEGAMDREGGGASWAKARPARQEDARRRWGQFLDQNTTPHDANQEDSGKGEGPAFDQGTQFGANQEAHEDAGKGQDQPINPDIHGTNQEDAGKGQDQLTDQGTEADANQEDAGKGRDQPASHVALPPASQEPEYKSCAEIRRAWREKEQGAADALGARTPRVKQGSKGPAAAREPPPFLEPLWIVEESDLAAPPRLSRGDAVPRADGVPPAGYAPLPGLYEDTAPCLLENSERILSKVQALARMYSEKISRAKTARRPQDGPRRPAPSRMGTLESLREEMPGPCLPRCEPRLYGHVLIREPSLHVNCVQENVLLVAAARGNALDLRSDRPAPLLASRCLGSPPAEEPGAARQEPPPPLVESPPKLSGDPPSPGDPVGEGPIMGSSAPPAPDATSGTGTTPEARDFEGAGCPSVPSCRAELAVCGRQGEPSAREVSAETAASSPFWEAAPSQQASEVTGLVPAASPSPAAERQPACVGTSTEPDPLGPGPSIPGAGPPEPAGEQSGPVAVLLPEERALALGRDSRPGTEELLPQPSPGPVRCGTGEASLSPAPDPVPPAAPSSAAGSPSPLHSNGLPLAALPCRGTCLPSRATGVARPSPELSSAAAAQPSRSAARSAPASPSSGPLPALPRLQTSSPAHRRLSSSAAAISRYIAASCISQSLAKRNGAPSGPPGTQPPLAETSAPTRPLPPCSAIPRPSSCPLGPPGTQPPSTETPAPTRPLPPCAAVLRPSCPLGPPGIQSPLTETPAPTKPLPACAAVPRLPPGLLGSRAPAPPSAPFPSEKANAWSHGTSKRDPSQLSVCPSPCASPGSPSPPGCCRDSSWLGEPIPSASGSAVLLAFDRLSGTCPVPRAKQPAPFSSASEPSSRVQSPAPACPRVCSPPPSSQRHAVGRAGCAPPRPCSFAPLHVPTQPSTFRLSSPLQPTSHPSATLPQPGRRPRGNPESPPSPRDGDRVGCCSGAPPSNSASPSPDELDGIKWPDVPGLRSRYADRAGSMGPPGSPEEYPKARADLARDTGPHRASYSTTVNIQIGGSGRIASFSNAQVSLTHPLLAAPGQHGARRINGSTLETPQKT